DNA from Gemmatimonadota bacterium:
CCGCGGATCGCCGCGGTCTCGGACGTCCAGTCCTTCTCCGGTGGTACGCTGTTCGTGGAAGTACGCTCGAGCGCCTGGCTGATGGAGCTCGAGATGATGAAGCGGGAGATCCTGGAGCGGCTGAACCGCGGCCGCACCCAGGGACCGATCGACCGCATCGTGTTCGTGCAGGCGCAGTCTCCGGGACGTGCCGGTACCCTCTCCGACTCCGAGTAGAGCATGGCCGACAAGAAGAAGCAGCAGGGAAGCGACTATACCGCCGGTCAGATCCAGGTCCTCAAGGGACTGGAGGCGGTACGGAAACGCCCGGGCATGTACATCGGCTCCACGTCGGCGCGTGGTCTCCACCACCTCGTCTATGAGGTCGTGGACAACTCCATCGACGAGGCGATGGCCGGGTACTGCACCGAGGTGCGGGTGATCATCCATCCCGACGATTCGGTCACCGTCGTCGACGACGGGCGCGGCATCCCGGT
Protein-coding regions in this window:
- a CDS encoding DUF721 domain-containing protein, which gives rise to MKEKGPRALGDLLSKVLASPTLQAGLARAQMVDEWAERVGPRIAAVSDVQSFSGGTLFVEVRSSAWLMELEMMKREILERLNRGRTQGPIDRIVFVQAQSPGRAGTLSDSE